In one Kitasatospora cineracea genomic region, the following are encoded:
- a CDS encoding L,D-transpeptidase translates to MRRISMVGGVLGGVLLLAACGGGGTGGGAGAGGPVRGGGSSPAAPKASAAVLSIEPGDGAQDVAPGAVKVSVATGKLTGVTVTDQDGRPVEGAIAADSLSWVPATGGLAVGATYRVNAEAADADGVATTATSTFTTLVPKRTAKVEDNVVTGDSFGVGMIISVDFGVKVKNKEAVERAVVVEASDGTQVKGHWFENDTRLDLRPAEYWKPGTTVQVHLRTKSVELAPGVYGATQRDEHFTIARSRISEVDARTHQMVVKEDGKPDQTIPIVAGTNDNPSWNGTMTISAKSRMEKMTSEGQTNLKGPGYEAMEPHAMRLTSSGTYLHGNPQAAGSVGRANISHGCIGMVDTPQGDENSTAGKVYAASKIGDVVIVRNSVKQEPLDPSNGLSGWTVPWSQW, encoded by the coding sequence GTGCGACGGATTTCGATGGTGGGCGGGGTACTGGGCGGGGTGCTGCTGCTGGCCGCGTGCGGGGGCGGCGGCACCGGGGGCGGCGCGGGCGCCGGCGGGCCGGTCCGGGGCGGGGGGAGCAGCCCGGCGGCGCCGAAGGCGTCCGCGGCCGTGCTGTCGATCGAGCCCGGGGACGGCGCGCAGGACGTGGCCCCGGGCGCGGTCAAGGTCTCGGTGGCGACCGGCAAGCTGACCGGGGTCACCGTCACCGACCAGGACGGCAGGCCGGTCGAGGGCGCCATCGCCGCCGACAGCCTCAGCTGGGTCCCGGCCACGGGCGGCCTCGCGGTCGGCGCGACCTACCGGGTGAACGCCGAGGCCGCCGACGCCGACGGCGTGGCCACCACCGCCACCAGCACCTTCACCACCCTCGTCCCCAAGCGGACCGCGAAGGTCGAGGACAACGTGGTGACCGGCGACAGCTTCGGCGTCGGCATGATCATCTCGGTGGACTTCGGCGTGAAGGTCAAGAACAAGGAGGCGGTCGAGCGGGCCGTCGTCGTCGAAGCCTCGGACGGCACCCAGGTCAAGGGGCACTGGTTCGAGAACGACACCCGGCTCGACCTGCGCCCCGCCGAGTACTGGAAGCCCGGCACCACCGTGCAGGTCCACCTGCGCACCAAGAGCGTGGAACTGGCGCCCGGCGTGTACGGCGCGACCCAGCGCGACGAGCACTTCACCATCGCCCGCTCCCGGATCAGCGAGGTCGACGCCCGCACCCACCAGATGGTGGTCAAGGAGGACGGCAAGCCCGACCAGACCATCCCGATCGTCGCGGGCACCAACGACAACCCCTCCTGGAACGGCACCATGACCATCTCGGCCAAGAGCCGGATGGAGAAGATGACCTCCGAGGGCCAGACCAACCTCAAGGGCCCCGGCTACGAGGCGATGGAACCGCACGCGATGCGCCTGACCTCCTCCGGCACCTACCTGCACGGCAACCCGCAGGCCGCCGGGTCGGTCGGGCGGGCGAACATCAGCCACGGCTGCATCGGCATGGTCGACACCCCGCAGGGCGACGAGAACTCGACCGCCGGGAAGGTCTACGCCGCCTCGAAGATCGGCGACGTGGTGATCGTCCGGAACTCCGTCAAGCAGGAGCCGCTCGACCCCTCCAACGGCCTCAGCGGCTGGACCGTGCCCTGGTCGCAGTGGTGA
- a CDS encoding YybH family protein, whose amino-acid sequence MGEYEKAMRPEDLTRLFVERSNAGDAAGVAALYEEHAVMAYPPGQFTVGRAAIQQLWEQVLAHRPQFTPEPPLPTLAADGIALTATPPKDGAGARAQVVRQQPDGSWLRLLDQPEFQRPGGAG is encoded by the coding sequence ATGGGCGAGTACGAGAAGGCGATGCGGCCCGAGGACCTGACCCGGCTGTTCGTGGAGCGCTCCAACGCGGGCGACGCCGCCGGGGTCGCCGCGCTGTACGAGGAGCACGCCGTGATGGCCTACCCGCCGGGGCAGTTCACGGTCGGCCGGGCCGCGATCCAGCAGCTGTGGGAGCAGGTGCTGGCCCACCGGCCGCAGTTCACGCCCGAACCGCCGCTGCCCACGCTGGCCGCGGACGGCATCGCGCTGACCGCCACCCCGCCGAAGGACGGCGCCGGGGCCCGCGCCCAGGTGGTGCGGCAGCAGCCGGACGGCAGCTGGCTGCGGCTGCTGGACCAGCCGGAGTTCCAGCGTCCGGGCGGGGCGGGCTGA
- a CDS encoding LysR family transcriptional regulator: MELRQLEYFVAVAEERNFTRAAERVHISQSGVSAQVRQLERELGAELFDRSARAVTLTVAGKAALEHARQALAAARAVEQAVGEVTGLVRGSLRLGMVAGCTLTPLFDGLAAFHRAHPGVELALLEDDSEHLTEAVRTGALDLALIGRPAPAPEGLDAHVVVGEPLVAAVPPGHPLLDAPAPALADLLAHPLICMPRGTGLRAVLDRDCAARGLTPRIALEAGAAAAIADLAARGLGVAVLSRSMAAAFPALTPVPIADLTTPALLALVNRPSPPPALAALLSALRRAFHLPAPPA, from the coding sequence ATGGAACTGAGGCAGCTGGAGTACTTCGTCGCGGTCGCCGAGGAGCGCAACTTCACCCGCGCCGCCGAGCGGGTGCACATCAGCCAGTCCGGGGTGAGCGCCCAGGTCCGGCAGCTGGAACGGGAGTTGGGCGCCGAGCTGTTCGACCGCTCGGCCCGCGCCGTGACCCTCACCGTCGCCGGGAAGGCCGCCCTGGAGCACGCCCGGCAGGCCCTGGCCGCCGCCCGCGCGGTCGAGCAGGCGGTCGGCGAGGTCACCGGCCTGGTCCGCGGCAGCCTGCGGCTGGGCATGGTCGCGGGCTGCACCCTCACCCCGCTCTTCGACGGCCTGGCCGCCTTCCACCGGGCCCACCCGGGCGTCGAACTCGCCCTGCTGGAGGACGACTCCGAGCACCTCACCGAAGCCGTCCGCACCGGCGCCCTCGACCTCGCCCTGATCGGCCGCCCCGCCCCCGCCCCCGAGGGCCTGGACGCGCACGTGGTGGTCGGCGAGCCGCTGGTCGCCGCCGTCCCGCCCGGCCACCCGCTGCTGGACGCCCCCGCCCCCGCCCTCGCCGACCTGCTCGCCCACCCGCTGATCTGCATGCCCCGCGGCACCGGCCTGCGCGCCGTCCTGGACCGCGACTGCGCCGCCCGCGGCCTCACCCCGCGCATCGCCCTGGAGGCCGGCGCCGCCGCCGCGATCGCCGACCTGGCCGCCCGCGGCCTCGGCGTGGCCGTGCTCAGCCGCTCGATGGCCGCGGCCTTCCCGGCCCTCACCCCCGTCCCGATCGCCGACCTGACCACCCCGGCGCTGCTCGCCCTGGTCAACCGCCCGTCCCCGCCCCCGGCCCTGGCCGCCCTGCTCTCCGCCCTGCGCCGGGCCTTCCACCTCCCGGCACCCCCGGCATGA
- a CDS encoding aminopeptidase P family protein, with protein MPAPFTTADFQARMARAATAAADAGLAGLVVTPGPDLTYLTGYQPTATTERLTALVIAAGAEPVLLVPKLERPDAEQAPGAEAVRMADWTDGSDPYAALAPNLDGGGRYGISDSAWAMHLLGLQQALPGSSYAALTAVLPMLRAVKDHDELERLAAAGAAADLAYGEILGMPFVGRTENQVAADLAALLIKHGHSQVDFTVVGSGPNGANPHHEAGERLIRQGDTVVLDFGGLKDGYGSDTTRTVFVGTEPPEEVLAVHDLVRRAQQAAFDAVAPGVTCQDIDRVARKVITDGGYGEYFIHRVGHGIGLTTHEPPYMVEGETRPLVPGMCFSIEPGIYLPGRFGVRIEDIVTVTEDGGLRFNGTPHELAFVN; from the coding sequence ATGCCCGCGCCGTTCACCACCGCCGACTTCCAGGCCCGGATGGCCCGCGCCGCGACCGCCGCCGCGGACGCCGGCCTGGCCGGACTGGTCGTCACCCCCGGCCCCGACCTGACCTACCTGACGGGCTACCAGCCCACCGCGACGACCGAGCGGCTGACCGCCCTGGTGATCGCCGCGGGGGCCGAACCGGTGCTGCTGGTACCGAAGTTGGAGCGCCCGGACGCCGAGCAGGCGCCGGGTGCGGAGGCCGTCCGGATGGCCGACTGGACGGACGGCAGCGACCCGTACGCGGCGCTCGCGCCGAACCTGGACGGCGGCGGCCGGTACGGGATCTCCGACAGCGCCTGGGCGATGCACCTGCTCGGGCTGCAGCAGGCGCTGCCGGGCAGCTCGTACGCGGCGCTGACGGCGGTGCTGCCGATGCTGCGGGCGGTGAAGGACCACGACGAGCTGGAGCGGCTGGCCGCGGCCGGGGCGGCGGCGGACCTGGCGTACGGGGAGATCCTGGGGATGCCCTTCGTCGGGCGGACCGAGAACCAGGTGGCCGCCGACCTCGCCGCGCTGCTGATCAAGCACGGGCACAGCCAGGTCGACTTCACCGTGGTCGGCTCGGGGCCGAACGGGGCGAACCCGCACCACGAGGCCGGGGAGCGGCTGATCCGGCAGGGCGACACCGTGGTGCTGGACTTCGGCGGGCTGAAGGACGGCTACGGCTCCGACACCACCCGGACCGTGTTCGTCGGCACCGAGCCGCCGGAGGAGGTGCTGGCCGTGCACGACCTGGTGCGGCGCGCCCAGCAGGCCGCGTTCGACGCCGTCGCGCCCGGGGTGACCTGCCAGGACATCGACCGGGTGGCCCGCAAGGTGATCACCGACGGCGGGTACGGCGAGTACTTCATCCACCGGGTCGGCCACGGCATCGGGCTCACCACGCACGAGCCGCCGTACATGGTCGAGGGCGAGACCCGGCCGCTGGTGCCCGGGATGTGCTTCTCGATCGAGCCGGGGATCTACCTGCCGGGGAGGTTCGGCGTCCGGATCGAGGACATCGTGACCGTCACCGAGGACGGCGGGCTGCGGTTCAACGGGACGCCGCACGAGCTGGCGTTCGTGAACTAG
- a CDS encoding dipeptidase — translation MSTDTELAARVAALMPQAERDLAELVAIPSVADPRQQPPEKCRQAAEWVAAAFTGAGLRDVRLAETPDGSHAVLGHRPPPPGAPTVLLYCHYDVQPPLDDAAWTTPPFELTERDGRWYGRGAADCKGNIVMHLTALRALGDDLPVGIKLVAEGSEEQGTGGLEAYVPQHPEDLHADVLLVCDTGNAAVGVPTATTSLRGLANVVVTVRTLASDMHSGMFGGPAPDALAALVRILDSLRDAEGGTRIDGLDNDGTWEGVGYDEQQFRADAGVLEGVGLTGSGTVADRLWARPAVTVLGIDCAPVVGSAAAIPGTARARVSLRVPPGMDPGTAQDALTAHLVAAAPWGAQVTVEPESKGSPFRAATDGRAYAALDAAAQEVYGKPLSFLGQGGSIPLCNVLAAQYPESEIILMGVEEPRCLIHAPNESVDPSEIEHMATVEALFLRHYAAAHHR, via the coding sequence ATGAGCACCGACACCGAACTCGCCGCCCGTGTCGCGGCGTTGATGCCGCAGGCCGAGCGGGACCTGGCCGAGCTGGTCGCCATCCCCTCGGTCGCCGACCCGCGGCAGCAGCCGCCGGAGAAGTGCCGGCAGGCCGCCGAGTGGGTGGCCGCCGCGTTCACCGGCGCGGGCCTGCGGGACGTCCGGCTGGCCGAGACCCCGGACGGCAGCCACGCCGTCCTCGGGCACCGCCCGCCGCCGCCCGGCGCGCCGACCGTGCTGCTGTACTGCCACTACGACGTGCAGCCGCCGCTGGACGACGCCGCCTGGACCACGCCCCCGTTCGAGCTGACCGAGCGGGACGGGCGCTGGTACGGGCGCGGCGCCGCGGACTGCAAGGGCAACATCGTCATGCACCTCACCGCGCTGCGGGCGCTCGGCGACGACCTGCCGGTGGGGATCAAGCTGGTCGCCGAGGGCTCGGAGGAGCAGGGCACCGGCGGCCTGGAGGCGTACGTCCCGCAGCACCCCGAGGACCTGCACGCGGACGTGCTGCTGGTCTGCGACACCGGCAACGCGGCGGTCGGGGTGCCGACCGCGACCACCTCGCTGCGCGGCCTGGCGAACGTCGTGGTGACGGTGCGGACGCTGGCGTCGGACATGCACTCCGGGATGTTCGGCGGCCCCGCCCCGGACGCGCTGGCCGCACTGGTGCGGATCCTCGACTCGCTGCGCGACGCCGAGGGCGGGACCCGGATCGACGGGCTGGACAACGACGGCACCTGGGAGGGCGTCGGGTACGACGAGCAGCAGTTCCGGGCGGACGCGGGCGTGCTGGAGGGCGTGGGCCTGACCGGGTCGGGGACGGTCGCGGACCGGCTGTGGGCGCGCCCGGCGGTGACGGTGCTGGGCATCGACTGCGCGCCGGTGGTCGGTTCGGCGGCGGCGATCCCCGGCACCGCCCGGGCCCGGGTCAGCCTGCGGGTGCCGCCCGGCATGGACCCGGGCACCGCGCAGGACGCGCTGACCGCGCACCTGGTGGCCGCGGCGCCGTGGGGCGCGCAGGTCACGGTGGAGCCGGAGTCGAAGGGCTCGCCGTTCCGGGCCGCCACCGACGGCAGGGCGTACGCGGCGCTGGACGCGGCCGCGCAGGAGGTCTACGGGAAGCCGCTGTCCTTCCTCGGGCAGGGCGGGTCGATCCCGCTGTGCAACGTGCTGGCGGCGCAGTACCCGGAGTCGGAGATCATCCTGATGGGCGTGGAGGAGCCGCGCTGCCTGATCCACGCGCCCAACGAGAGCGTGGACCCGTCCGAGATCGAGCACATGGCCACCGTGGAGGCGCTGTTCCTGCGCCACTACGCGGCCGCCCACCACCGCTGA
- a CDS encoding APC family permease, which produces MSTAEVPSPEGSSAAAVAAGKVKAVAAPRMTWVTLALMTTSSVASLRSSPTMAVYGLACVFLYVVPAIVFLLPTALVSAELASGWEGGVYNWVAQGLSKPLGFLAVWCQFAMTIFYYPSLLAYVASTIAYVVDPRLASNGLYTAIVIMVLYWTGVWVSARGTNAVAGLASWGLIIGTLIPGALLVVLGFVFLGQGNDSAAPMTADHLLPAWTGLASLVLIVNNFLSYSGMEMNAVHVSSLKNPGKEFPRSMFLAVGMVLLIFILPALAISWVVPADQLSLTAGVMQAFDAFFQYFHIGWLTPLIAVGLVAASLGGMLTWLAGPSKGLLMISRQEGYLPPSLQKLNSHGVQQNILVAQGVVTTAIALMYALIPNVSSVYWIFSVITTQVYLIVYLLMFVAAMRLRKLQPDHPRGYRAPALGVLCVVGLLASAAAMVIGFVPSSQFGNGSIWAYIGIVGGGLLLLGVVIPFGFLKASKPEWRDPAAAAAIEEEAA; this is translated from the coding sequence ATGAGCACGGCGGAGGTGCCGAGTCCGGAGGGGTCGTCGGCGGCGGCGGTGGCGGCGGGGAAGGTGAAGGCGGTGGCGGCGCCCAGGATGACCTGGGTGACGCTGGCGCTGATGACGACCAGTTCGGTGGCCAGTCTGCGGTCGTCGCCGACGATGGCGGTGTACGGGCTGGCGTGCGTGTTCCTGTACGTGGTGCCGGCGATCGTGTTCCTGCTGCCGACGGCGCTGGTCTCGGCGGAGCTGGCGTCGGGGTGGGAAGGCGGCGTGTACAACTGGGTGGCCCAGGGGCTGTCGAAGCCGTTGGGGTTCCTGGCGGTGTGGTGCCAGTTCGCCATGACGATCTTCTACTACCCGAGTCTGCTGGCGTACGTGGCGAGCACGATCGCGTACGTGGTGGATCCGAGGCTGGCCAGCAACGGGCTGTACACGGCGATCGTGATCATGGTGCTGTACTGGACCGGCGTGTGGGTGTCCGCGCGCGGGACGAACGCGGTGGCGGGCCTGGCGTCCTGGGGGCTGATCATCGGGACGCTGATCCCGGGCGCGCTGCTGGTGGTGCTGGGCTTCGTGTTCCTGGGGCAGGGCAACGACTCGGCGGCGCCGATGACGGCGGACCACCTGCTGCCGGCCTGGACGGGCCTGGCGAGCCTGGTGCTGATCGTCAACAACTTCCTGAGCTACTCGGGCATGGAGATGAACGCGGTGCACGTCTCCTCGCTGAAGAACCCGGGCAAGGAGTTCCCGCGGTCGATGTTCCTGGCGGTCGGCATGGTGCTGCTGATCTTCATCCTGCCGGCGCTGGCGATCAGCTGGGTGGTGCCGGCCGACCAGCTGTCGCTGACGGCGGGCGTGATGCAGGCGTTCGACGCGTTCTTCCAGTACTTCCACATCGGGTGGCTGACGCCGCTGATCGCGGTGGGCCTGGTCGCGGCCTCGCTGGGCGGCATGCTGACCTGGCTGGCAGGCCCGTCGAAGGGCCTGCTGATGATCTCCCGGCAGGAGGGCTACCTGCCGCCGTCGCTGCAGAAGCTGAACAGCCACGGGGTGCAGCAGAACATCCTGGTCGCGCAGGGCGTGGTGACCACGGCGATCGCGCTGATGTACGCGCTGATCCCGAACGTCTCCAGCGTGTACTGGATCTTCTCGGTGATCACCACGCAGGTGTACCTGATCGTCTACCTGCTGATGTTCGTGGCCGCGATGCGGCTGCGGAAGCTCCAGCCGGACCACCCGCGCGGCTACCGCGCCCCGGCGCTGGGGGTGCTGTGCGTGGTGGGCCTGCTGGCGTCGGCGGCGGCGATGGTGATCGGGTTCGTGCCGTCCTCGCAGTTCGGCAACGGCAGCATCTGGGCGTACATCGGGATCGTCGGCGGCGGTCTGCTGCTGCTCGGCGTGGTCATCCCGTTCGGTTTCCTGAAGGCCAGCAAGCCCGAGTGGCGCGACCCCGCGGCGGCCGCGGCCATCGAGGAGGAGGCGGCGTGA
- a CDS encoding metallophosphoesterase produces MRPLYSVPLGVAATGAACLVYAAGYEVRSFRLRRVEVPILPAGARPVRILQVSDIHMVNGQAKKQRWLKSLAGLRPDLVVNTGDNLSDPLAVPAVLDALGPLMDFPGVYVFGSNDYYGPARKSPTRYLKALRSGVHGLNNPDGTGRRGITGAVHNPWQKLRDGFDQAGWLDLNNARGRLAVAGLDIEFTGLDDPHIRHDRYAAVAGGPSPDADLSLAVVHAPYLRTLDAFTADGYPLILAGHTHGGQLCIPFYGALVTNCDLDADRVKGLSTHTAAGHRSHLHVSAGCGTNRYTPVRFACPPEATLLTLTPTPR; encoded by the coding sequence ATGCGACCGCTGTACTCCGTCCCGCTCGGTGTCGCCGCCACCGGCGCCGCCTGTCTCGTCTACGCCGCCGGGTACGAGGTCCGCTCGTTCCGCCTGCGCCGCGTCGAGGTCCCGATCCTGCCCGCCGGCGCCCGACCGGTCCGGATCCTCCAGGTCTCCGACATCCACATGGTCAACGGCCAGGCCAAGAAGCAGCGCTGGCTGAAGAGCCTCGCCGGCCTCCGCCCCGACCTGGTCGTCAACACCGGCGACAACCTCTCCGACCCGCTCGCGGTCCCCGCCGTCCTGGACGCCCTCGGACCGCTGATGGACTTCCCCGGCGTCTACGTCTTCGGCTCCAACGACTACTACGGCCCCGCCCGCAAGAGCCCCACCCGCTACCTCAAGGCCCTCCGCAGCGGCGTCCACGGCCTCAACAACCCCGACGGCACCGGCCGCCGCGGCATCACCGGCGCCGTCCACAACCCCTGGCAGAAACTCCGCGACGGCTTCGACCAGGCCGGCTGGCTCGACCTCAACAACGCCCGCGGCCGCCTCGCCGTCGCCGGCCTCGACATCGAGTTCACCGGCCTCGACGACCCGCACATCCGCCACGACCGCTACGCCGCCGTCGCCGGCGGCCCCTCCCCCGACGCCGACCTCTCCCTCGCCGTCGTCCACGCCCCCTACCTCCGCACCCTCGACGCCTTCACCGCCGACGGCTACCCCCTGATCCTGGCCGGCCACACCCACGGCGGCCAGCTCTGCATCCCCTTCTACGGCGCCCTCGTCACCAACTGCGACCTCGACGCCGACCGCGTCAAGGGCCTCTCCACCCACACCGCCGCCGGCCACCGCTCCCACCTCCACGTCTCCGCCGGCTGCGGCACCAACCGCTACACCCCCGTCCGCTTCGCCTGCCCCCCCGAAGCCACCCTCCTCACCCTCACCCCCACCCCGCGCTGA
- a CDS encoding GatB/YqeY domain-containing protein encodes MTTLKEQLQEDLTAAIKARDELRSSTLRLTLSAVTSAEVAGKQKKELSDAEVLQVIGKEAKKRREAADAFEGAGRADQAARERSEGEVLDAYLPKQLTDEELAAVVAAAVAESGASGPQGMGAVMKLVRPQVEGKADGGRVAAAVKAALAG; translated from the coding sequence ATGACGACGCTCAAGGAGCAGCTGCAGGAGGACCTCACGGCTGCGATCAAGGCACGGGACGAGCTGCGCTCGTCCACCCTCCGGCTGACGCTGTCCGCGGTCACCAGCGCGGAGGTGGCGGGCAAGCAGAAGAAGGAGCTGTCCGACGCCGAGGTGCTGCAGGTGATCGGCAAGGAGGCGAAGAAGCGCCGGGAGGCCGCGGACGCGTTCGAGGGCGCGGGCCGGGCCGACCAGGCCGCCCGGGAGCGCTCCGAGGGCGAGGTGCTGGACGCCTACCTGCCGAAGCAGCTGACGGACGAGGAGCTGGCCGCGGTGGTGGCCGCCGCGGTGGCGGAGTCCGGGGCGAGCGGGCCGCAGGGCATGGGCGCGGTGATGAAGCTGGTGCGTCCGCAGGTGGAGGGCAAGGCGGACGGCGGCCGGGTGGCCGCCGCGGTGAAGGCCGCGCTGGCCGGCTGA
- a CDS encoding transglycosylase domain-containing protein translates to MAPTRSTGSLLDKAGHGVKFLGGSILAGVLVAGMALPAVGAFGLTAKDTAESFDNIPDDFKQPPLSQVSMIYDAKGGLIAKVYDRDRTILTAEQMAPVMRQAQVDIEDARFYEHGAIDLKGVLRAVTKNAESGTTAQGASTLTQQYVKNVFVEQAGDDQAAFLEATKKSLGRKIQELKYAIKLEEDLSKDQILTNYLNITFYGHQAYGVEAAANRYFSKSAKDLTVPEAAMLAGLVQNPTAYDPIAHPQAAQTRRNTVINKLLEYKHITPEQAKDALAAPLGIKYSEPQNGCITADKGMGFFCDYVRHVIKQDPAFGATAADRQKLWSQGGLKINTTIDPDKQGAMYNAVTKKVYVTDPVSAAGTMIEPGTGKILAMAQTRPYGLDTSKNQTVLNLNVGASMGGGNGFSPGSTFKPIVAAAALESGIPITQEYPSPYSMEYPKMTTCEGTTHDPQTLTNESSSEHGPYSLQIAMQKSVNTYFIQLEQQMGLCPVKQMTDKLGLGTLANGTKIQQVASMTLGTQEVSPLQMATAYAAFAARGLYCSPIAITSVTGGDGKEIHVPGANCNQAMSQTTADGINTLLLGVTEKGTGSALGLDDGRQIAGKTGTTDNRYAAWFTGYTPNLSTSVWLGGVGGNVSMRNIRIGGKPFSAVYGSDGPGPIWQKAMNDALDGSPAASFQKVDIPQPTQPPATPDPGDSPSAPSGDNAQGGGNGWPTGGNTGGAVNGGFTLPPNVIGGNTGKPGRH, encoded by the coding sequence ATGGCACCTACGCGATCCACCGGCTCCCTCTTGGACAAGGCAGGGCACGGCGTCAAGTTCCTCGGCGGCTCGATCCTGGCCGGCGTCCTGGTCGCCGGCATGGCCCTGCCCGCCGTCGGCGCGTTCGGCCTGACCGCCAAGGACACCGCCGAGTCGTTCGACAACATCCCGGACGACTTCAAGCAGCCCCCGCTCTCCCAGGTGTCGATGATCTACGACGCCAAGGGCGGCCTGATCGCCAAGGTGTACGACCGCGACCGCACCATCCTCACCGCCGAGCAGATGGCCCCGGTGATGCGCCAGGCCCAGGTCGACATCGAGGACGCCCGCTTCTACGAGCACGGCGCCATCGACCTCAAGGGCGTGCTCCGCGCCGTCACCAAGAACGCCGAGTCCGGCACCACCGCGCAGGGCGCCTCCACGCTCACCCAGCAGTACGTGAAGAACGTCTTCGTCGAGCAGGCCGGCGACGACCAGGCCGCCTTCCTCGAGGCCACCAAGAAGAGCCTGGGCCGCAAGATCCAGGAGCTCAAGTACGCCATCAAGCTGGAAGAGGACCTGAGCAAGGACCAGATCCTCACCAACTACCTGAACATCACGTTCTACGGCCACCAGGCGTACGGCGTCGAGGCCGCCGCCAACCGGTACTTCAGCAAGAGCGCCAAGGACCTCACCGTCCCCGAGGCCGCGATGCTGGCCGGCCTGGTGCAGAACCCCACGGCGTACGACCCGATCGCCCACCCGCAGGCCGCGCAGACCCGCCGCAACACGGTGATCAACAAGCTGCTCGAGTACAAGCACATCACCCCCGAGCAGGCCAAGGACGCGCTGGCCGCGCCGCTCGGCATCAAGTACTCCGAGCCGCAGAACGGCTGCATCACCGCGGACAAGGGCATGGGCTTCTTCTGCGACTACGTGCGCCACGTGATCAAGCAGGACCCGGCGTTCGGCGCGACCGCGGCGGACCGTCAGAAGCTGTGGTCCCAGGGCGGGTTGAAGATCAACACGACCATCGACCCGGACAAGCAGGGCGCCATGTACAACGCGGTCACCAAGAAGGTCTACGTGACCGACCCGGTGTCCGCCGCCGGCACCATGATCGAGCCCGGCACCGGCAAGATCCTCGCCATGGCCCAGACCCGCCCGTACGGCCTGGACACCTCGAAGAACCAGACCGTGCTGAACCTCAACGTCGGCGCGTCGATGGGCGGCGGCAACGGCTTCTCCCCCGGCTCGACCTTCAAGCCGATCGTGGCCGCGGCCGCCCTGGAGTCCGGCATCCCGATCACCCAGGAGTACCCCTCGCCCTACAGCATGGAGTACCCCAAGATGACCACCTGCGAGGGCACCACCCACGACCCGCAGACGCTGACCAACGAGTCCAGCAGCGAGCACGGCCCCTACAGCCTCCAGATCGCCATGCAGAAGTCGGTCAACACCTACTTCATCCAGCTCGAGCAGCAGATGGGCCTCTGCCCGGTGAAGCAGATGACCGACAAGCTCGGCCTCGGCACCCTGGCCAACGGCACCAAGATCCAGCAGGTCGCCTCGATGACCCTGGGCACCCAGGAGGTCAGCCCGCTGCAGATGGCCACCGCCTACGCGGCGTTCGCGGCCCGCGGCCTCTACTGCTCGCCGATCGCCATCACCTCGGTCACCGGCGGCGACGGCAAGGAGATCCACGTCCCGGGCGCCAACTGCAACCAGGCGATGTCCCAGACCACCGCGGACGGCATCAACACCCTGCTGCTCGGCGTGACCGAGAAGGGCACCGGCTCCGCCCTCGGCCTCGACGACGGCCGCCAGATCGCCGGCAAGACCGGCACCACCGACAACCGCTACGCGGCCTGGTTCACCGGCTACACCCCGAACCTGTCCACCTCGGTCTGGCTCGGCGGCGTCGGCGGCAACGTCTCGATGCGCAACATCCGCATCGGCGGCAAGCCCTTCAGCGCGGTCTACGGCTCCGACGGCCCCGGCCCGATCTGGCAGAAGGCCATGAACGACGCCCTGGACGGCAGCCCGGCGGCCAGCTTCCAGAAGGTCGACATCCCGCAGCCCACCCAGCCCCCGGCCACCCCCGACCCCGGCGACAGCCCCTCCGCCCCCTCCGGCGACAACGCCCAGGGCGGCGGCAACGGCTGGCCCACCGGCGGGAACACCGGCGGCGCCGTCAACGGGGGCTTCACCCTCCCGCCGAACGTCATCGGCGGCAACACCGGCAAGCCCGGCCGCCACTGA
- a CDS encoding WhiB family transcriptional regulator — protein MGWVDDWSAQAACRTSDPDELFVQGAAQNRAKAVCSGCPVRTECLADALDNRVEFGVWGGMTERERRALLRRRPTVDSWRRLLETARTEYEESLATGVVLRDYAQAV, from the coding sequence ATGGGCTGGGTGGACGACTGGAGCGCGCAGGCGGCGTGCCGCACGAGCGATCCGGATGAACTGTTCGTGCAGGGGGCGGCGCAGAACCGCGCCAAGGCGGTGTGCAGCGGGTGCCCCGTGCGCACCGAGTGCCTCGCGGACGCGCTCGACAACCGGGTCGAGTTCGGCGTCTGGGGCGGGATGACGGAGCGCGAGCGGCGGGCGCTGCTGCGCCGGCGGCCGACCGTGGACTCCTGGCGCCGGCTGCTGGAGACCGCGCGCACCGAGTACGAGGAGTCGCTGGCGACCGGGGTGGTCCTGCGGGACTACGCCCAGGCGGTCTGA